From a region of the Canis lupus dingo isolate Sandy chromosome 5, ASM325472v2, whole genome shotgun sequence genome:
- the LOC112647629 gene encoding elongation factor 1-alpha 1-like, with protein sequence MGMEKTHMNIIVIGPIDLGKSTTTGYLIYKCGGIDKRTIEKYEGNPWKEAAEMGKGSFKYAWVLDKLKAEHEHGITIDISLWKFEISKYYMTIIDAPGHRDFIKNIIIGQPRWRSGTSEADCAVLIVAAGVGEFEAGISKNGQTHEHALLAYTLGVKQLIVGVNKMDSTEPPYSQKRYEEIIKEVSTYIKKIGYNPNTVAFVTISGWNGDNMLKPTANMPWVKGWKVTCKDGNASGTTLHEALDCSLSPTHPTDKPLHLPLQEVYKVGGIGTVPVGRMETGVLKPGMVVTCAPVNVTTEVKSVEMHHEALSEALPGDNVGLNVKDVSVRDVRHGNVAGDSKNEPPMEAAGFIAQAIILNHPGQISAGYASVLDCHTVHIACKLAELKKIDRRSGRKLEDGPKFLKSGDAAIVDMVPGKPMCVESFSDYPPLGCFAVHDMRQTVAVGVIKAVDKKAAGAGKVTKSAQKAQKAK encoded by the exons atgggaatgGAGAAGACTCACATGAACATCATTGTCATTGGACCCATAGATttgggcaagtctaccactactggctatctgatctacaaatgtggtgggattgacaaaagaactatcgaaaaatatgaggggaatccctgg aaggaggctgctgagatgggaaaaggctccttcaagtatgcctgggtcttggataaactaaAAGCTGAACATGAAcatggtatcaccattgatatctccctgtggaaattcgagatcAGCAAGTATTAtatgaccatcattgatgccccaggacacagagactttatcaaaaacataattatagggcagccccggtggcgcagtg GCACATCtgaggctgactgtgctgtcctgattgttgctgctggtgttggtgaatttgaagcaggtatctccaagaatgggcagacccatgagcatgcccttctggcttacacactgggtgtaaaacaactcattgttggtgttaacaaaatggattccactgagccaccctacagccagaagagatacgaggaaatcattaaggaagtcagcacctacattaagaaaattggctacaaccccaacacagtagcatttgtgacaatttctggttggaatggtgacaacatgctgaaGCCAACTGCTAACATGCCTTGggtcaagggatggaaagtcacctgtaaagatgggaatgccagcggAACCACACTGCATGAAGCTCTGGATTGCAGTCTGTCACCAACTcatccaactgataagcccttgcatCTGCCTCTCCAGGAGGTCTACAAagttggtggtattggtactgtcccagtagGTCGaatggagactggtgttcttaagcctggcatggtggtcacctgtGCTCctgtcaatgttacaactgaagtaaagtctgttgaaatgcaccatgaagctttgagtgaggctcttcctggggacaatgtgggcctCAATGTCAAGGATGTATCTGTCAGAGATGTTCGTCATGgcaatgtggctggtgacagcaaaaatgagccaccaatggaagcagctggcttcataGCTCAGgcgattatcctgaaccatccaggccaaatcagtgctggatatgcatcTGTGCTGGATTGTCATACAGTTCACATTGCTTGCAAGCTTGCTGAGCTGAAGAAGATAGATCGCCGTTCTGGAagaaagctggaagatggtcccaagttcttgaaatctggggatgctgccattgttgatatggttcctggcaaacctatgtgtgttgagagcttctctgactatcctcctctgggctgtTTTGCTGTtcatgacatgagacagacggttgctgtgggtgtcatcaaggcagtggacaagaaggcagctggagctggtaaagtcaccaagtctgcccagaaagctcagaaggctaaatga